In the genome of Harmonia axyridis chromosome 4, icHarAxyr1.1, whole genome shotgun sequence, the window tcattgatttgtgacacggcgcatagtcttgatgaaacagcacctttttattcttcaaaaggggctgttttttaacgatttcctcTAAACGATCCAAAAACGCtctataataatcgctgttgatggtctgacccttttggaggaaattaatgaatataatatcttgcgtatcccagaatactgatgccataaccttgccagctgactgttgtgtttttcctcgctttggattcggttcatcgtgtgcagtccactcagctgactgtcgattggactccggagtgaaatgatggagccttgtttcatccattgtcacatatcgacgcaaaaattcaggtttattgcacttaaacagcttcaaactctgctcagaatcattaacacgttgttgcatttgattgattgtgagctcgcgttgCACCCATTTTgcgcacagctttctcatgtacaaattctcgtgaatgatatgacgtacacattcagatgatatcttcacaatgtctgctatctcgatcaacttcactttacggtcattcaaaattattttgtgaacgtttcgattttttcctcggtgacagcctcttttgggcgacCATTGTGtccgccgtcttcggtgctcacttcaccacgtttaaactcagcattccaatcaatgatggttgattttcctggtgcagaccccggaaactcttcatcaagccaagatattgcttcaacttcaaaaatcaatattttatcagaacacgaaattttttttccatcttttttcaaataacaaaagtagctacactcacaaagcaatatctcacaaactaatggtcggactgctgtcaaatttaaacacgtatcgtttgaaggttggtacaaactaaaaatcatatgaatttaatactagcaccgccatctgtgcattagaccggggacttttcaattggcctaatatgtgaCACGtagcgccatcttgttgaaaatacacgtcgtccacatcaatttCTTCCAATTCCAGCCATTATGGAATACCTTATCCCCAAAATTGACGAGAAATCAAAAATCCCAGTTTTTCTTGATGAACTCATTTCAGTTAGGTATAAATGGAgtcaatatattttaagtttcagaCTAAAAGAATCCCTGGTGAATCCTCTTAACAGATTATTCGTCAACTTTCTCTAAATCAGGTTTTTAAATTGGAAGGAAACAATTACGAGATTCAGCGAGCGGTGAATATTTCGAGGATCTGATAGAGGATATGATACTTGGGGGAATTGTCTTAACTCGATTAATTTAccagaattataaaatttaagtGGAGTGTTTATCGTGttaatttattcaatgaatataaacctggatattattcattttaaactCAGTTATGACAGTGAAATAATGTTTTAGGTCTACGTTTCATTACTTTATACTTTTATAGCAAGAAGGGAATCTTAACGAAATATTTCTActcatatatttcattcattattcttTATCAGATATTCGTTTTTattttgcaataaaaattttgttcaaaccAAAACTATTCCAGTAATTTTTATTTGCTCATCGAATATGGCAAGAGACCATTAAATTGATAACGTGtatatttctatttttattaatagTTAAGTTTtactatagagtaataaacagatAGAGGGAGTAATCGCAATTTTtagatgtccccaacatggttagattacgttgtcagactgtgatatattttcaaatcaacaattttactatatcgttatgaatgtatattgagtcaaatatatttatttgagtgattcccgattaaatatgcaaatttgaatatttggaatccgatagttttcctaattgtcgaattcataataagcagaatattcattttttttctgtatctacctgctgaaatccaaggtttggcaacttttgctctcctagtgtcatcggtggtttcacgtcgtttgttgcgcttgaagtttgttttcttaatttctgatatatttagatcttagttcaatatattttgagttaatatgaaacgttgattcactatgggacataagaactgcgttctttgtggtgaaactcgagaattgagtgaaatatcgtatcactgatatgttttcatttccgcgcgcttcatgtcaaatttgattgttggggacaaaatttacttactgaaaatgacatatgctccctctatctatgtttattactctgaggtggtATTactaatataaatttcaaaatatgactgctgcccagatagctggcttttcaaaaaaaaaaaactcttattGCAAAACCTTTTAGATGTTTATGTACGTACTAGGTAGATCTGCTAGCTTACTAGTTGCTCTAAATGTAGTTATGTTTTGAAAACCTACTAAATAcagttgtattttttttctgaatgtacTCATTGATTTTCAATCATTATAATTACACATTAGAAATTTTTCAACAGCTCAAAATTATCATTCTGTAATAAATTGAATGATCTTTCCTTATATTTGTAATTAGATTTTTCATGCAAAGAAGGAATATGTATCGTCAATATCGTCATTATATCCACAGAGTGTTAATCGCTTTTTCGTTCCAAATCACTTATAGCAATACTATAAGTTTTATagtggacaccctgtatacaactGGAGCCGGATTTGAGTATAATTGATCGTCCCATATATCATTATCATTACAGTTAGTCCGATTCTCGAGATTCTGCATGTCTTATGCCGATTAACTTTTTCGTTCGATAcagattgtatttttttcacaCGATTATTAGCGAAACAAGTATCAGATTTATGACCAATGGTGAGCGGTGGGACTGCATTCCATCATGGAGTCAATGATTTGtaaatttgtttttgagttCGAAAAACTATGAGGATACATAAGAACTGGGGGCAGGTACATAGGTGCACAAATATCTTGAAtcttgagtaattaattatataGTTGGTAgcccctttttttttcatttaaaaattttcagtatTCGATAACAGAAAATGTAGTTTACGTTCTTTACCCCCAATAGAGTTATGTTGTCTGCTGCTTTATCTTTATCgttcgatttttattttaaatttgctCAGTCTGGTAGATAGATCATTCAGATTAAATCTATTTTAATATCTATTGGACAAATGTTCAATCTCAAAAAGAAGTGTATGTTATTCATGTTGAATCTACTAAAAATAGTATAGATATACCCATGATTTGAGGAAAATTCTAAGCTAAAAATTCTACACTAAAGATACATTATTTCTCCAGCAATCAAAATTTTTTAAGTATTCTAACAGCAATTGTGAGTAATAAGTATTTTATATATTCGCTAATACAAGTGGTAATAATGTAAAGAAATTATTCTGAACGGATTTTTCGCCAAAAACTCGAAGATTCTTATGAAACAACCACCTGATTTCCCTGAAAAGTCTCCAATCGTCTTTTTTCTAATAGTCAAATGATTGCAGGtgtttatttctgaaaataagtGAGAAAATTGTTTAGgtgattaaattattcattgatataAGTGTATATATTCTTTCAAAAGTGACCTATATTGTAGGTAAACGACAAGTTTTGGATAACTGTAAAAACTATTTGGAATTAGTGTCAATCATAGTTTTCGCACTTCAAGTTGATTTATGATTAACCTTATTGATgatcttttcttatttttcagtGTTTTGGACATATCTCAGGGAGTCATATCAATCCTGCTGTTACAGTAGCTGCAGTCATTTTGGGTCATACACCAGTGATGCATATTCCACTTTATTTCATAGGACAGTTATTAGGAGGAATTGGAGGCTTTGGTTTATTGAaggtaacctaacctaacctaacctatttgaaatgaaagatatttttcGTATTGGTACTTACAATTaagcaattttttatttttataatttcgtCACAATTTCTGTATTTGAGCCGGAAATGGACTCAAACGATAAAGTTCGAAAGAAAAGAAGGGAAAACCCAAAAAACTCTGGGGAAATCTTCCAGAGATGGATCACTCCAAAAGGTTCATTAGAAACTTTAACTCTGCAAGATCTGAAAAGTATTTCGATCTCAATAAGAACATGCAACACCTCCACACTGACTTCCTTACAGAACACTGATGCATCAGGAAACTCCTAATGGGAATAAGGTTATCAGAAACTGAGTGTAGATTCTGTGGGGAAAAACAAGTAACTCCTGATGACCTGGTCACAGAATGCTTTGCCACAATAgacccccatcagagctatgaAAGCTACCCCTTAACATCATATACATTCTTGTGAGacagagcaatacaaaaaattatcaatttcaaacaacaaagcatgtgtagatgtgatcttagtattagcagaggaaatgtaaacggggcatcatacttTCAACGTATAATACAAGAGATGAACACCTCAgcaaaactctgtctcccctgGTTTGTGCATTTGTTTACAGAAtcagctgacatatttatattgaagggcttcctcttcatccaaataaatattctacatcctttctcttcaccaacggttgacgatattataattaaatctgaaaacaaaaaagaaaataaccaCAAAGgaataataaatgttagtttccattatattgatttgaagttagcgacccattctagaaaaaaatctgaaactgaatggatagcttggaaaccaccataaaattcataatttggacatgtattcaccaagtggtcaatagtttcttctacaccataCTCGCAttgtgggctatcaatagaatgccatttgaaaagcATACTAAAACAACGACCATGATCTGTCTTTAGTCGAtttgaaatacaccaaattttcctaggaagattgaaagcTAGAACTTCCTCTTAAGGATCAATGATTAGagttttgttgaagacattacaagaactctatcccgaacgccaaatttccttgtcatcATTTCTCTGTAATCAGTAATGAATGAATTGCTTTTTGCTAGCAAATCAAAGATAAATTCCCTAAAATATGTACCTGCTGCAAAATATCCTTAAGACAGAATTTCCAAATCACCATCTCATATCTTTCAGGCTCTAAGTCCAGTAGAAGCCACTGAACCAATAGTGAATGGAACCACAACCCACATCTGTTCACCAGGTCCTCTCAGCAGCGACTTGCACCCTTGGCAAGGAGTTGGCGTAGAATTCGCTTTAACATTCATCCTGGTCATGCTGTGTGCTGCAGTTTGGGATTGCCGGAACACCGATAAAGTGGACTCATTGTCCATCAGGCTTGGTTTGGCTGTAGCTGTATTGGCAATGGTTGGAGTAAGTTACAGAAAATCTAATTTATATAGCAATAAGATGTTTTGAAATACTGTAAGTATGAACCATTCGATATCTAACACAGTGTTGAAATTTGCAAAATATCAATAGTCAACCTGTTTTTCTAGGCCTCCTACACTGGAGCTAACATGAATCCAGCAAGAAGCTTTGGTCCAGCTTTAATCAATGGAGACTGGGATAATTGGTGGGTAAGTACAAGGAAAAATGCAAGTTCTAACTTTGGAAATGTTCACTCTATGACTCTGAAAGTTTCGTTTTAAATTCATTATTCAGTTGGTACCCACGAGATTTTTTTTCGGAGGAAGACTAGCAGCAGTTTAATTTCGAATCGTTGGGAACTCTCTTGAAGCTTTTTTAACCtgatcttttttcaatttagttGACCAAATTCGGCTTAAGTGAATTCAGAATATTTCCAGCAGATTAATTTCTTCTTGAAGTCATTGCTTTCTTGTTGGCAGGACAGTCCAGCAAATGAAATTGTAGACTTACTTGatcttttttttatgtttcatgtTTGGCACCTACCTAGACATACTGAAGGAAATGTTTAGCTTTGCTTATGTTTTCAAAGGCTTGCGATTGATATTCTGATAGCTTGCTCCTAATCAGCCTACAATAGCTTTTCATTAATTGATTTTTGGTATTATAAATCTCAATGTATCTGATTTATCAACACATCTCAAGTTGACTGTTCAATTTCATATATGAACGTTGACTCGTATTATTTTAGATGTGACATGAAATTGAGATAAATCTGCTCAATCATATATATAATTTAACAAAATATGGTGTTCCTGCCTCAGTTTGATGAATCATCAATAATTTATTGTCCCTTCAATCTGATGAGGTTAATGGAAGATAGATATTGTACAAATTCATTGCAGGTTTTCAATTAGGTTTTTTGTTTGAACCCTTTTATTAATTCTGTTCAGATAAACGGGAATCATCCTTAAGAGAGTTTATACCTCATATCCTGTTGTTATTTCTGATAAATATTCATtctggaaaataaaaatatcacgTCATGCCCTTAATATTCCCAGATTATGTTTTATGTCATCTAGTAGTTGAATTCAAATGGAAAACAGCAAATTTACACAATGATTTCTATTTCCCATATTCtcacaaaatatttaaattcatatgaaaattttcgaCTAAGTATCAGGTGATTTATAAGTTCAAAATTCCGAATGAattctttgaaaataatgaCGAATATTCTTGATTGAATTAAACATCCAATTGTGAATCTTATTCTCAGTAACAAgctgataaatttaaatagtcgGTAGATATATGTAATTGGTAGATCTATGTAGTCAGTAGATCTACATAATCGGTAGATCAAAAGCTTGTAGATCCACGGAGCCGGTAGATCACAAGCTGTAGATCAATAGCTTGTAGATCCACGGAGCAGGTAGATCACAAGTTGTAGATCAATAGCTTGTAGATCCAGGGAGTCAGTAGATCACAAGCTGTAGATCAATAGCTTGTAGATCTACGGAGTCAGTAGATCACGAGCTGTAGATCAATACCTTGTAGATCCACGAAGCCAGTAGATCACAAGCTGTAGATCAATAGCTTGTAGATCCACGGAGTCAGTAGATCACAAGCTGTAGATTCACAGAATCAGTGAATTTAGAGGCTTCATGAATGAAGTAGATTTTTTATCGCATCCTTTACTGGTTTTAAGAATATTTTCGGCTGCTACCTTGTCATTCCCATTTCACATCTGGGTTTAGAAAAGCTTTACCAATTCAGGTTTTGTTCACCTTCGAAAACTTAACATTCAATGATATTTTTGGAAAGTTTCGTTGTCTGACTAATTAGGTAGTTAGTTTGAAATATTCTGGGTATAATCGTTCGGTATTTTATCAGATCTAGTAGCTTTCAGAGCATTTTGTGAACGTTTCCAAGGGTCACCCGAGGCTCTTTGAAGCCACGTCACAACAACATGTTGAAACCTCAGTTTCACCAACGGGATGATGGCCAAGCCGTATGCTATTTTCTTATTGGATCAATCTTCACCACTAGGTACCTATGCAATGTGTATCTTCCACGAAACCTCGCTGGATACGATGAAGTTGTGATACAACCCATCAGCCGTTTGAATGATAAAGCATCGTTCTGAGGCAGAAGCTCTGACTTTAGGCTAAGGGCTGGCCCTGTAGATGGCGCCAAAGATTGTCCGCGCAAAGTGATGACCCCTGTTTTCCATGATACCAAGAATCTCCAAGGCAATAAGACAAGTTTGCTAAAATGCTCCTACTCGAattatgacaaaaaaattatttttaaatttaggTAATGTAGGGGCTTATTTCTCCGTTAAGATACATCGGCTGATCGGCAAAACAATGTTAACAAAATTACACACCAGAAGAGGCAATGTAAGTAAGGCTATTCAAACAATATATATGCGGTGATGTTTTTGATCCATATCATTTTGCGCTCAACTATTGAGAAATGAAATCGGTTTCATGCGAAAAATAACTTTGATCGGTTAACCTCAACGATTCTCCTGATGTTCCTTGCGTGATAAAATTTTGGAATATCCTGTTTGAAGATTTTGTGATACTGAAACGAAATTTAGTGAAGTTCCAGTCAACTACTAAGATGGCATCAGAAATGGAATCAAAACCAGCAACATCCTACTCCCTCCATAAAGGAAAAACTAAAAGAAGATTAAATTCAGCTGAGGAAATAGATTGCAGGTCATAATTCTATCCAGTTGGACTCATTTTTAGAATATTAGAACACATTTAggcaaattttcagaatttcttcgATACTCAATAAAAGAGGCTAGTTTCTGCAGGTAATCTTTTATCGAAAGCACTGCTATGAGGAACCTAACAAATTTGAAGAGAACCTCTTAACTGGATTATATCAAACAGAACTAAAATTCTTCAAAGCAAATAAACAATAACCAAAACATCAACAACggcagaagaaaataaaatatctatCTGGGAATACGATTGGCCTCTCAACAATGAGTGAAGAAAAATTGTCTTAAAAAGAATATACAATCTCAAGAATCATATATGCCATTGACTTCAAGGAAGAATGGACAATTTGCGATAATTATAAATACATATATGACAAAAGGTTTAAACTAGTTTCgaggaaataacaaacttaCAGATTATTGCAGTGTAGTGATTTCCATTTGAATTTTATACTGTGCAGTTTTTCTTCATATAATTATATAACTAATGTTGTATCAATTAATGTTTAtggatatcaaaaaaaaaaaaaattgtaactaTTGAAATCGTCAATTTATTTCTCCTGTTATATATGTGAATcgtctttatttatttttaaattatcagcCGATGGTttagttttcaaattttgtattgatttgaaatgaaaaatgtctttttcccatataaaataaaaaattttcaaaaattatcttgAATAAACTTTCGAAGTATCGCCAATCTTCAAATCTATATAAATCTTAAATCTATCGATATCTTCCTAGTGTGTGGAAAAGTGAAAATCTTGAAGCTATCTGAGTCAAACTTTTATTTTGTCTTTGCTCTCAACTCtcttgaatgataatatttCTCCAAATCACAAACAAGAATTTCTGAAGAAGTATGAATGATTGAGTAATTTTTagacagaatttttttttttaggttgcTGATAGCATACGCCCAATATTTATGCGCTAGTAGTTTCGTTTGATAATATATTTTTGCGCTctaaatttatgaatttttttatttctaaataATATCTACATTTTAGTGTCcccttgtttttttttgcatgGGTACCAAAATATTATTACAACTGAGTAAAAAACTTGAATTATTAATATAAAACAACAACTCATCCTTGTCTTAATGTTTACAGATTTGGTGGGTTGGACCAATGCTAGGAGGATTGGTAGCAGGATTACTGTACAGGATTATATTCAGCAAGGAGTACGATATGTTGGAGCATTCTATTGCCGAAGTGGTACCGATGAACGAAAGAGCTTGATAAACTAGaaataatcttcaaattattatttataatttatatatatttatatatattggaCTATTTTATACGAATGAATGAACAAGACTTATTTCCTAaaatatattgtgaaaaatatatgGAGGAACAAATTTCTCCGACATATGTGTATATTTTTGAGAGTTTTCACTTCTAAGAAGCAGATATGAGTACAATAAAATTCTtgtaattcaaaaaatgtttcattttttatgCAATTCCAGTTATGGAATGAGCGATAAAAAAAGATAGGAATAtatcaatttgatcaaaaaaatattatttcgttGGGATCATTCgtaaaaaaaggaaatataaatttcttaaAAATGCGAAAAAGCACTGAATTCCAAGAGAATTGTTGGAATATATTAAATGATGTGATTTATTACGATGTCATGATTGTtacttatttcatcttgaagtTCTATTACACTGAACGAAAAGTGTACGTGAATTCAATTaaatgttttattatattcagCTCAAATTTTCTATAATATTAAGATATGTATGATCAAcccacaattttcaaaattccgaaaGTCGGTAGATTTCTCTATAGTCAGTAGATCTACATAATTGGTAGATCAATAGCTTGTAGATCCACGGAGTCAGTAGATCACAAGCTGTAGATTCACAGAGTCAGGAGTCAGAGTGAGATATTTACGATGTCATGGTTTTCGCTTATTTTATCTTGAAGTTCTATTATAACTGAAATTGTACGtgaattcaattaaatttttattttttattcagcttgaattttctatagtatAAAGATATGTATGATCACTATAATCAATCCATAATTTTGCACGCAGCTCTCAAACTTTTGTTCTACATATAAATGctacgaaaaaattcaataaagatgGCTAACGGTAATATAGTATGCAGAATGGACTATTGTAATTTATACAATTTGGTACGAGAGGAATTAATATTTGAACAATAATATCTAGACATGAATTGATTCTTAGATAATCATAACCATATCCCAGTTATGAGGGTTCATATATGCATTATATCTGCAATGTGCAGAAATCTTTACTTTCCAAAGAATAATAATGGAAATAAGAGCAAAAACTCAAATTATTTGTTCTAcaaagttttccaataagaggtttcattttgaatggcaCGATAtttggacagctgtcacttttgaagcagtCATTTTTCGACATTTGACAAGAAGAAACTATGCCATCACTAAGAATGGAAccatacacgcttcaacaacgcaatgaaattgttaaaattcaccacaaaaatggagaaaattttgcagtcacagttctcAAAAGTTAAGCACTATTGGGTTATCGTGAAGTACATTCTCGGCTGGCAAAAGTGAAACTGGTGAGAAAAATCAgtgaacaactgagaatattgctggtATAGCCCGTAGTATGACGAAAATCCAGgatgtcgattcctcgtcgatctatgattaatgattttttatggccggaatcgGAAGTTATTGATGTAGACAACGTTtcttttcaacaagacggcgctacatgCCACACGAGCTATCAAACAATAGCAATTCTACAAGAAAAGTATCTCAACTATGTtgtttctcgaagaggtgatgaCAGTTGGCTACCGAGAtctagtgatttaacacctttagactttttctttggAGCCACGAGAAAGACAAGGTCTatgtcaatgctccacaattCGATTCGAGACCTCAAAGATAGAATtcgtaaaattttgaaatgttcaatttcaattcaaaatcaaaatagCCCAGGCTGTATTTATCGGAATTGATAGGAGATAATagcatgaaattgaaaacataatATTGGTAGGTAAACGTACCATTGGTAATTGGTAATTGAATTCGGTCAAaacttgatggaaatttatttaaaatgaaattaaatgatGTTCATTCCGCAATCCGCAATAACAAGTGTGTTTGAGGAAAtagctttgttttattttattcggaattgaatataattacaaaaattatCTAGTAAAATTGCAGCTTCAGAAATtccatctgaatttcaattttctcaataatttccaaaataaaaacGGAATAAACGCGTTCTGTTCCATGCCTTATTATGAATCAGAGAAACCCCTAACGAAGAACGAAAAAATAGTAGCTCTACAAGGGACCGTTCAGTTTCCATAAAAACCTAGATCATCTGTATGCCACAGAAATGAGTATTTTAAGCACATGGATCATGCAACCAAGATATTCGAACGTTCTCCTTTGAACCGGTAACAAAGAGATTCATATCTCCCAAAATTATACTTTTTATCAGGCTAGAAGATCTAACCCACCCCACCATTCATACAACGCTCTTGTATTATGGGTTGCCTATAGTTGAAGACCAATTCTTACTGTTTTATTTTCGTTTCAATGTTTGAATAATTCCTCTTGATTTCTTTAGATATTATCAGGTGTATAACGATTGTTCTCAATGAGGTTTTTCGTTTTTCACAAAAGCAGTTTCCGCGATCGCAAAAAAAGGTGTTTTCAAAAACCGCGCCATTCTATATCGATTGAACAAGAAGCAACGGACAACTCCGAGTTTCTCACTCGCTCTTTAATGAAGTAGTCTTCTGTGCGATGGCGTGTGGTGTGGTTGTGTTTTGACGTTTAAGATAAACAAACCAAAGATAAAATTTAAATTGTCGCGGGTTCAATTGGTCCTGTTGGTCAAGGTGGACAATTTGTGAAAATTCCCGGAAAAAAAATCCGCAAAGGTaggttccattaaaaaaaaatacaaagccAATTTATTACTCAAATTCCATTGACCCTGCCGAAATTGTAAACTTGTGGGATActttgaatgcaataaaataCAGTTGTTTCTCAACCTGGATTTCTTTTGAGCGATGTGCTCGAGCGAAACGTCTTGGAATGATATCAGTTTACCTTCCTGTCCGAATCTTTCTGCTTGACTTGTAAGTTTTGCTTCGTCTTTAAACTCAACTTTTTTTATACGTTCGTTTGgatcaaaatttattgaaatctcTCGATAACCTTGGTTTAATTGGGAACATTATATCTTGGAAATTTCAATGGTTATCTTTAAAGGAGAATACTCTTCTTAATTACgttcataaataaataacaattccaCGAAATTAATACCGGTTTTTGACCACATCTCAATATTTGAATCTGATAAATACTGAAATGCATAACTCTTAGTATTATGATTACTGTTTTCGTCAGTAAGTATAGGTATTCTCCTTCTATTCAAGTTAAAACtagaaaattaatttgtttcatAGAATTCATTTGCTATTATAcccatttaatgaaattaatctAGTAGAAACGTTTTGGAAAGATTTCAcgaatcttttattttttgttagttAACATGACAATTTGTGTGTAggtgatttgattctgattgatAGAACAAATTTGTAGTTTTTAATTAAATCTCAAGATTCTTTTTTACATTCACACTATtgcataaaaattatgaaagtgAAATACCTAGAATCTTGAATCTCAGGTATTTTTACATGAAATTCTCTCGAAAACTCCAAATTATTTCTTTCACCtacaatcaaattaaaaaaaaataccctaACATTCAGAGAAACATATATATTGGATCAAAATTGTGGAAATGAATTGGTTTTCAACATTAATAGCTAAGCCTGTACCTAACTTGATTGAAATCCATTCTCTAAATCAACCATACCTAAATAAACTGGAAAATATTTATAGGTGTTTGAACAGAATTTAATTGCAGTttagaaattgaattaaatctgtacatcaataaaaaatattctaccTGAATATCGAAGGTGATATtctaattgaaattgaattttatgcATATGATAATTGAGTGAACATCAATATTTGGGTATActaaatataattatatttgagTTGATATTTGATTCATCTGAGTCGTGAATCCAAATCAAATATTGGAATAGAAAGAAGtagaaaatgaatgaatttttcataaaattagaCAAAAATATGAATTGGTATCTAACATCACTATATACCTATTTGACTATTCCATTCGATGCACCTATTCCAAACCCTTTTTTCGCAATATTCAACCTTAGATCTTGATTTGCATATAGATTGTCATACGCAAATTAGCAATATGGAAATTAATGTCTAAATTCTCTAGAACTTCTGCCCATTTTCCATTGAATACACATACCTACCTTCTGTGTTGGATTATAATggcgaataataaaataatttattaacaATAATAATTGTTGTTATCTAGTAGCATATTCTATCCTTGTGTTTGATCTGGGTAATAGATATCTTAAAACAACGAGAAAAGCATTGAAGTTGAGTCGGAAGATTTTGTATTCTTGTATTCTTTTTTGCCTGATCTTAGGTACCTATAAATCTGCATAGAATACAATTGGGTACTCAATTAGCCTGCCATGTAACTCAAGAATTACGCGAATTACGTAACAACTGACAATACGATGTTATTCATATC includes:
- the LOC123678016 gene encoding aquaporin AQPAn.G-like isoform X4, producing MNKNNLLISLFLFLRNLFLHIMKFSAKAKKIYMNDNLSTLDRIVLCFAEFLGTGMLIFIGCMGCANMGSLPDPMKVSFAFGLAIMIAVQCFGHISGSHINPAVTVAAVILGHTPVMHIPLYFIGQLLGGIGGFGLLKALSPVEATEPIVNGTTTHICSPGPLSSDLHPWQGVGVEFALTFILVMLCAAVWDCRNTDKVDSLSIRLGLAVAVLAMVGASYTGANMNPARSFGPALINGDWDNWWIWWVGPMLGGLVAGLLYRIIFSKEYDMLEHSIAEVVPMNERA
- the LOC123678016 gene encoding aquaporin AQPAn.G-like isoform X6; the encoded protein is MRRTKAKKIYMNDNLSTLDRIVLCFAEFLGTGMLIFIGCMGCANMGSLPDPMKVSFAFGLAIMIAVQCFGHISGSHINPAVTVAAVILGHTPVMHIPLYFIGQLLGGIGGFGLLKALSPVEATEPIVNGTTTHICSPGPLSSDLHPWQGVGVEFALTFILVMLCAAVWDCRNTDKVDSLSIRLGLAVAVLAMVGASYTGANMNPARSFGPALINGDWDNWWIWWVGPMLGGLVAGLLYRIIFSKEYDMLEHSIAEVVPMNERA
- the LOC123678016 gene encoding aquaporin AQPAn.G-like isoform X5; protein product: MFAILILNIMTPETNTNAENNRKTSKAKKIYMNDNLSTLDRIVLCFAEFLGTGMLIFIGCMGCANMGSLPDPMKVSFAFGLAIMIAVQCFGHISGSHINPAVTVAAVILGHTPVMHIPLYFIGQLLGGIGGFGLLKALSPVEATEPIVNGTTTHICSPGPLSSDLHPWQGVGVEFALTFILVMLCAAVWDCRNTDKVDSLSIRLGLAVAVLAMVGASYTGANMNPARSFGPALINGDWDNWWIWWVGPMLGGLVAGLLYRIIFSKEYDMLEHSIAEVVPMNERA
- the LOC123678016 gene encoding aquaporin AQPAn.G-like isoform X2 codes for the protein MQNGQSVLAPVEKSPQPAVAKWTPSDDQKEGNVIGAKAKKIYMNDNLSTLDRIVLCFAEFLGTGMLIFIGCMGCANMGSLPDPMKVSFAFGLAIMIAVQCFGHISGSHINPAVTVAAVILGHTPVMHIPLYFIGQLLGGIGGFGLLKALSPVEATEPIVNGTTTHICSPGPLSSDLHPWQGVGVEFALTFILVMLCAAVWDCRNTDKVDSLSIRLGLAVAVLAMVGASYTGANMNPARSFGPALINGDWDNWWIWWVGPMLGGLVAGLLYRIIFSKEYDMLEHSIAEVVPMNERA
- the LOC123678016 gene encoding aquaporin AQPAn.G-like isoform X3; this encodes MNSQTFSPLLITDPKKALKIAKRANTGNVPKAKAKKIYMNDNLSTLDRIVLCFAEFLGTGMLIFIGCMGCANMGSLPDPMKVSFAFGLAIMIAVQCFGHISGSHINPAVTVAAVILGHTPVMHIPLYFIGQLLGGIGGFGLLKALSPVEATEPIVNGTTTHICSPGPLSSDLHPWQGVGVEFALTFILVMLCAAVWDCRNTDKVDSLSIRLGLAVAVLAMVGASYTGANMNPARSFGPALINGDWDNWWIWWVGPMLGGLVAGLLYRIIFSKEYDMLEHSIAEVVPMNERA
- the LOC123678016 gene encoding aquaporin AQPAn.G-like isoform X1 — its product is MERIQHRDRRFVVNQKLQDYRAVLTVYNILNALDQHFNMQNGQSVLAPVEKSPQPAVAKWTPSDDQKEGNVIGAKAKKIYMNDNLSTLDRIVLCFAEFLGTGMLIFIGCMGCANMGSLPDPMKVSFAFGLAIMIAVQCFGHISGSHINPAVTVAAVILGHTPVMHIPLYFIGQLLGGIGGFGLLKALSPVEATEPIVNGTTTHICSPGPLSSDLHPWQGVGVEFALTFILVMLCAAVWDCRNTDKVDSLSIRLGLAVAVLAMVGASYTGANMNPARSFGPALINGDWDNWWIWWVGPMLGGLVAGLLYRIIFSKEYDMLEHSIAEVVPMNERA